Sequence from the Flavobacteriales bacterium genome:
TTAAGGTCAATCAACTGACTAAACAAATGAATCTTACTCATTTGAATAGTGGACTTTACACCATTAGCTTGGAATCTGAAAGAGGACAGCTTAGTACTCAAAAAGTAATTATTAAGTAAATTTTTAGCTATGAAAAAATTACATCTCATTTTATTGTGCATTTCGTATATCTCCTTTGCTCAAAATCCGTATCCCGTAAATTTTGAAGCATTCAGAGATAACACCACAAAAAAACTTATCAAAACTACGCCAAGAAGTAGTAATCAACAATTAGATTGTTCAGACACATCCTACATCTATTGTGAAAACTTTGAGTCCGTTTCATCTCCTGAATTACCAAGTGATATAACTACATCATCTTTAGAAGATGGATATAATGTCACAGTGAATTCTACAGCTCAAAACGTTAGTGGGTTCTACACAGGAAACTTTGAGGATGCCAATGTTGGAGGGTATTGGCCTGTTTCTGAGCATACTCAATTTGCTATGACTAATGATGATGCTTGTAAACCCAATGGAATTACTCCTAATACAAATAATAACTGTGATCTTAGCTTTGAAGTCATAGAGTTACCTAGATTAGACTTTACAGGTCTTGAAGATGTGTTTTTGATATTTGATTATTACCATGACAAAAATTATGGTGGTGGCGATGCTGTTGTAGAAGTTAAAACAGCTAATCAATCGACTTGGACAGATATATCAGGAAATTTAACGAGTTTAGATGACTGGCAGGAAGGCATTTTTTCACTTTCGGATTATAATAATACAGATTCTGTGAATATTAGAATTAGATGGTCTGATGGGAATAGTTGGGCAAGTGGGTTTGCTATTGATAACATTGTGGTTAAAAAATTAAAAAATTATGATTTATCGTTAATTGCTTATGACCATTATATGAGTGGTAATTCGTATATAAACAACTACTCCATAATTCCACTTGAACAACAAAATGTAGAGGGGGTTATTGCTAGAGCTGTCATAAGAAATACAGGAAACAATGCTCAAGATTCTGTACGCTTAAAAATAGAAGTCAGTTCAGAAAGCTACACGGATCAAAGTTGGGGTAAGAATTTGGTTTCACTAGCTAGAGATACATTTTTTGCTAATCAATTTTTTAACGTAAGTTCAACTGGCAACTACGATTTGGACTTCATAGCAGAATCAGATAGTACATCTACCCAAGCTTTAAGTAGAAGCCTAAATATTAGTGAATATACTTTTGCAAGGGATGATAACACTCCAGCGTTGAGTTTTAGTTTATTTTCCGCAATTGGAACAGCATCGACTGTTGAGCATGGCAATTCATTTGATATAGCCGCTGATGATGATTTATACGCCGTAGATGTATTCATCGCTGATAACAGTTACCCTAATGGTAAAATCCAAGCCAAAGTTTATGAAATCATATCAGGAACGGCTGCATTTCTAACAGAATCTAACCCACTTAGTATAGTCAGTACAGGTGCATGGCAAAGTGTAAAATTTCCAACTCCTGTTCCATTAGTTGCAGATAAAGAATATTTAATTACTGTTGGAGGTGATGGAACTACAACTGATACAACAAGAATAGGCGTTAGTAGCTCTAAAATTAGTAGTTATGGTTGGAGAATATATAATGGATTCTCTGGAACTAGTGGAACAGCACCTCAGGACGGTATATACCTATCTATTCCTATGGTTAGGATGAATTTTGACCCTGATGTTCCTGGACCAACAAGTATTGAAGAAGAAGAGGAGTTATCATTTTTTACCATATATCCCAACCCTAATAATGGGGTGTTTAGCCTAAGTTTTGACGATTTATCTGAAAGCTCATCTATAGAAATTCATAATATTCTTGGTCAACTAGTACATAAAGAATTTTTGAATCAACATACTCTAACGAAAGAATTCAACTTGAGTCACTTCGAAAAAGGTATTTATACAGTAAGTTTGATTAATCTTGAAGGAAAAACTGCACAAACGCAAAAGATTATAATTAAGTAATAGTTAATATTTGACAATAAAGAAGGCTAGTTTTGACTAGCCTTTTTTTGTGTCTATTTTCTTAACTTTTTGAATAGTTTAGAAGCAAAAACAAAATCATTTAACTCCTTAGTTGTGGAGTTGATTATGGAGTCTTTATCGCCTTGCCACGCCAATTGACCTTGGTGTATAAATGCAATGTTATCTCCTATCTCCATAACTGAATTCATATCATGAGTGTTAACTACAGTTGTTATGTTATACTCTTGAGTAATTTCTTGAATAAGGTTATCAATAATAATGGCTGTTTGTGGGTCTAAACCTGAGTTTGGCTCATCACAAAATAGATATTTAGGCTTCATAGAAATGGCTCTTGCAATAGCTACTCGTTTCATCATACCACCGCTTAATTCGGCAGGAAATAAGGCATTAGCATTATTTAAATTGACTCTTTTCAAACAAAAATTTACTCTATCTTTTTTTTCCTCATTACTCATATCAGTAAACATATTGAGAGGAAAAGCAATATTTTCTTCGACTGTTAGGTAATCAAATAATGCTCCACCTTGAAAAAGCATTCCAATTTCTTTTCTAAGGTTTCGTTTTTCTTTTTTATCCAAATCATCAAATGAGGATTCATTAAATAAAATACTTCCAGAATCAGCTCTATGCAAACCTACCATGCATTTTATGAGGGTTGTTTTACCTGAGCCACTAGCTCCTATAACAAGATTGGTTTTACCAGACTGAAAGGTAAAAGATACGTCTTTTAAAACGTGATTATCTCCAAAGGTTTTATGTATATTTTTAACTTCTATCATGCCAACATTAATTGCGTAAGAATGAAGTTCATAATAAGAATAACTATACAGCTATAAACCACTGATTTAGTACTAGACTTTCCAACGGCTAAGGCTCCGCCCCTAGTAAAGTATCCAAAAAAAGAAGAAATAGAGGAAATAGCAAAAGCGAAAAATACCGTTTTTACCAGAGCATAAAAAATATAAAAAGGTTCAAACCAATATATAAGCCCTTGCAAAAATTCTGGCTTACTAATAATTCCACCTAGGGTAGCTGCTAAAAACCCACCGAACATACCAATACCCATACTAATAATAACAAGAAAAGGGAAAAATAATACTGATGCTATTATTTTAGGTTGGATAATAAAGGCAGCAGAATTGATGCCCATAATTTCTAAAGCATCTATTTGTTCAGAAACTCTCATTGTTCCAATTTCAGAGGCAATACTAGAGCCTACTTTACCTGCAAGAATTAGGGCAATCATGGTCGGTGAAAACTCTAATATGAGTGACTCACGTGTAGCATATCCAATCAAGTATTTAGGAATAAAAGGATTATTTAATTGCAAACCCGTTTGTATAGTCACAACGGCACCCATAAATAAAGATATGATAGAAACAATTGTCAAAGAGTTTACACCAAGCTTAATCATTTCATCGACAATGCGTTTGATATAAACCTTCTTATTCTCTGGGCGACTAAACACATTCCCCAACATACTGAGGTACAAGCCAAAAAGTTTTAAGCCATTAATCATAGTCCACCAAAAATAACAATATTTATGTGGCTATCTTAAAAGCATATTAGTATTTTTGATAAGATTATACAATAATTATGTTTTCTAAAAATCAAATACTTCTGTTCGTCTTAATTACTTCGCTTTTTTTAAGCTTATCTTCTTGTGGTATTTTAAAAGAAGATTGTGATTGTCCATCATTTTCAAAAACACAACCAGCCGTTGAAAAACATATTTAATTACTTTTTAGATTAATTCTAAATAAGTAATTTAGTGGCATGAAAAATTTAAGTGAATTAAAACTAGGCACTAAAGCTGTTATTGACTCTTTTTCTGATAAAGAATTAGCTTTGAAACTGATGGAAATGGGATGTTTACCTGGAGAAAAAATTCACATTGAACGCAAAGCACCACTTGGAGACCCCATTGCAATATCTATTTCTGGATATGTTCTTAGCATGAGAAAAGCAGAAGCAGAAACTATATTAGTTAATGAAATAAAATAACTCATTGGCAAAATCAAATAAAATCACTGTAGCCTTAGTGGGTAATCCAAACAGCGGAAAGACCACATTATTTAATGCTCTCACGGGTCTAAATCAAAAGGTTGGTAACTTTCCCGGAATTACTGTCGACAAAAAAGTTGGTGCCTGTCAAATTTCTCAACTTGCTAGTAAAAATAAAATAGACACAGAATTCATCGATTTACCCGGTACTTATAGCTTGTATCCAAAATCTATGGACGAAAGTATTAGCTTTCAAGTTTTGTGCGACCCCAAAAATGAACATCATCCTGATGTAAATATAATTATTGTTGACGCCTCGAATTTAAAACGGTCACTGTGTTTAGCAACACAAGTTATTGATTTAAAGACCCCTTGTATTTTGGCATTGAATATGATGGATCTTATAGAAAATGATGGTGTTAAAATTTATCTGAAACTATTAGAAGAAAAACTTGGCGTAACAGTAGTACCAATAAATGCACGAAAAAAAATAGGCATTGGAAATTTAAAACAAGCTATTCTTAATGTTAAAGAAAGAGAAAACAAAAATAGTTTTGTAGACATCAAGAATCTTTGTCCGGACCTAATAGA
This genomic interval carries:
- a CDS encoding T9SS type A sorting domain-containing protein; the protein is MKKLHLILLCISYISFAQNPYPVNFEAFRDNTTKKLIKTTPRSSNQQLDCSDTSYIYCENFESVSSPELPSDITTSSLEDGYNVTVNSTAQNVSGFYTGNFEDANVGGYWPVSEHTQFAMTNDDACKPNGITPNTNNNCDLSFEVIELPRLDFTGLEDVFLIFDYYHDKNYGGGDAVVEVKTANQSTWTDISGNLTSLDDWQEGIFSLSDYNNTDSVNIRIRWSDGNSWASGFAIDNIVVKKLKNYDLSLIAYDHYMSGNSYINNYSIIPLEQQNVEGVIARAVIRNTGNNAQDSVRLKIEVSSESYTDQSWGKNLVSLARDTFFANQFFNVSSTGNYDLDFIAESDSTSTQALSRSLNISEYTFARDDNTPALSFSLFSAIGTASTVEHGNSFDIAADDDLYAVDVFIADNSYPNGKIQAKVYEIISGTAAFLTESNPLSIVSTGAWQSVKFPTPVPLVADKEYLITVGGDGTTTDTTRIGVSSSKISSYGWRIYNGFSGTSGTAPQDGIYLSIPMVRMNFDPDVPGPTSIEEEEELSFFTIYPNPNNGVFSLSFDDLSESSSIEIHNILGQLVHKEFLNQHTLTKEFNLSHFEKGIYTVSLINLEGKTAQTQKIIIK
- a CDS encoding ATP-binding cassette domain-containing protein, which produces MIEVKNIHKTFGDNHVLKDVSFTFQSGKTNLVIGASGSGKTTLIKCMVGLHRADSGSILFNESSFDDLDKKEKRNLRKEIGMLFQGGALFDYLTVEENIAFPLNMFTDMSNEEKKDRVNFCLKRVNLNNANALFPAELSGGMMKRVAIARAISMKPKYLFCDEPNSGLDPQTAIIIDNLIQEITQEYNITTVVNTHDMNSVMEIGDNIAFIHQGQLAWQGDKDSIINSTTKELNDFVFASKLFKKLRK
- a CDS encoding ABC transporter permease; amino-acid sequence: MINGLKLFGLYLSMLGNVFSRPENKKVYIKRIVDEMIKLGVNSLTIVSIISLFMGAVVTIQTGLQLNNPFIPKYLIGYATRESLILEFSPTMIALILAGKVGSSIASEIGTMRVSEQIDALEIMGINSAAFIIQPKIIASVLFFPFLVIISMGIGMFGGFLAATLGGIISKPEFLQGLIYWFEPFYIFYALVKTVFFAFAISSISSFFGYFTRGGALAVGKSSTKSVVYSCIVILIMNFILTQLMLA
- a CDS encoding ferrous iron transport protein A, translated to MKNLSELKLGTKAVIDSFSDKELALKLMEMGCLPGEKIHIERKAPLGDPIAISISGYVLSMRKAEAETILVNEIK